The Raphanus sativus cultivar WK10039 unplaced genomic scaffold, ASM80110v3 Scaffold3904, whole genome shotgun sequence genomic interval ATATTTTGCCGGTCGAAAAATGCGGCGGAGACACAAGAACCGTCTTCACCTATAAAGTGACTCGGATCATGGGTCAAGCGAAGATAAACCGGTCGAATAAACCCAAGCCCGAAGCTGATCGGTCGGCCAAAGATGCAACGGAACGCCACCAACGTTCGAGACTGTGCGCGTGGAATCCTTTCTCCCGGAAACTCAAACCGACTTGCTTCATCCCTATTTGGCGCAAATGGAGAAAATCAGACAAGAGATCAACCTCGCGGGAACTTCCTCCAGAGATCATCAGGGAAATTCTGATCAGACTGCCGGTCAGATCAATATCGAGATGGGATAAATGTGGAACTCATTTATCCGCTTAAAAGCGTTATTAGTCTGGTCGACAAGAATGGCGAGATCTTTGAGGTGACTGTAGAACAATGCAGAGGAATTTGGGTTCAGCTCGTCGGAATCTCCAACGGTTTAGTGTGTATTTCTCCACATGAAGATGAAGACGTTGTTTCTTTGTATAACCCAACCACCAAAGAATCCAAGCTATTATTACCTCAGTCTGTGCCTTCCAGGTATAGAGAAAATTTCCAGTCTTATGGATTTGGCTTCGATCATCTCACCGATGATTACAAAGTAGTGAAGCTTGTTTCTGATAGGCACAATTTTCTCTACGCTTGCGTCTACTCCTTGAAGTCAAACTCGTGGAGATGGATCTGTGATTTGAGTTATCAACGCATCAACCGCTCCCGTCGTCCCGGTGTGAATCTAAACGGTGTAATCCACTGGGTGGTGTTCACTCGTGGTAATCACAAGCAGAGATTGATATTAGCATTTGATATTATAACCGAAGAGTTTCGAGAGATGCCTTTTCCTGATGAAGAAGCGGAGGATTGTCCGAATAGTTTCAAAGACTTTGTGGTCGGGAATCTCAACGAACGTCTATGCGTGGTCAATAGTTGCCGGGAGTTGTTGCATGATGATATTTGGGTGATGAATGAGTTCGGTGTAGCAAGTTCATGGACCAGAATCCGGATCAGCTTGTTGCACAGGTTGATGAAACCGGTGTGTACTTCGACCAAGAACAGTGCGGAGGTTCTTCTGGTGCTTCTTGGAGGAGACATGGTGTTGTACAATTTTGAGCGTTTCCATGTCGAAAATACGTACGTAGAGAGCCTCATATCGCCTAACTCGTATGGTTTTGACAACTGAGGAAATCACCTTGGTTCATAACTTATAATCGCCTAGATATATAATCGTGGTGGCTCCATCATGATTCAAACTAGATATAATCAtgttatatataaacataacttACAAGTAAAATCATAGATTCACGTTGTGCAAtactaataatttatgttttcaggATCCTAGATCGACTCTAAACACTTATCTtcataagataaataaaatgttagtttgtttttatatttggaTCGATTATAACCCCTTTTTCTcatctctataatatttatTGATATTAGTTTGACAATTTAGAGTCCTCTTCTGCATAAATCTGTTCAGCAAACAATTTTATTCATATCAGAATCAATATACAAAccttccaaaaaaataaattatgacataaacatatatatacacatgagTCTTTTTTTATAGATATCTAGATTCATATTGACTAGATTGCATGGAAACTCGGATGAATGTATGTTTCACGTTTTAGAAACGTTTTGAAATCGGAATCTCTTGGAAACTTGTGAAAATTCAttggaaatttattttttgaaatttttattttggaaacttACGTTTCCACTTTACAAACCTAGTTTATTcggttttgaaaacataaagacaGTTTTTTGCAATCGAagttatctttattttttgcaATCGAAGTTACATATTTACAAAGtggtttcatttttttgttagtaTAAACCAGTGAGATCCTTGCTATTTCTTGTACcgaatgatttaaaatatatcaacaatatcaacttaaaaattaaagtaacaaaaatattgatatgtttgattttataatatattcgAGGTTTGTGAATCACAGAAAAGACAATATGTATTACTTTCATCTTGGTTATGTCTTTTTTAAGAACTAATTTTTATTCCAGTTAAAACATTCCTGATTCTGTGTTTGAAGCTCACCGTTGCTGAAAACGGACTTACAAAGTCCATGTGGTTTTATCTGCCACATATAATCAACCCACAAGATACCACCAAAATCTCGGGGCTCTTTATATATGTCGAACCAACGCCTTCCATTTGGTAAATCAAAGGAACAGAAAAACAATGACCTTCCAAAGAA includes:
- the LOC108845334 gene encoding F-box/kelch-repeat protein At3g06240-like encodes the protein VEFKFEKRTYILPVEKCGGDTRTVFTYKVTRIMGQAKINRSNKPKPEADRSAKDATERHQHCRSDQYRDGINVELIYPLKSVISLVDKNGEIFEVTVEQCRGIWVQLVGISNGLVCISPHEDEDVVSLYNPTTKESKLLLPQSVPSRYRENFQSYGFGFDHLTDDYKVVKLVSDRHNFLYACVYSLKSNSWRWICDLSYQRINRSRRPGVNLNGVIHWVVFTRGNHKQRLILAFDIITEEFREMPFPDEEAEDCPNSFKDFVVGNLNERLCVVNSCRELLHDDIWVMNEFGVASSWTRIRISLLHRLMKPVCTSTKNSAEVLLVLLGGDMVLYNFERFHVENTYVESLISPNSYGFDN